A part of Brassica rapa cultivar Chiifu-401-42 chromosome A05, CAAS_Brap_v3.01, whole genome shotgun sequence genomic DNA contains:
- the LOC103848913 gene encoding RNA-binding protein 42 → MSIPPSSASSSSSSASQYTYAANSYYSAPYQPPQPFVAPSPPPVATIPGATVYPQPIGPVPAVYSYPQYQAHQLFQRDAQTITPEALENVKAALASSETEHKAETKKRAIPRKAAGQSWEDPTLAEWPDNDYRLFCGDLGNEVNDDVLSKAFARFPTFNMAKVIRDKRTGKTKGYGFVSFLNPADLAAALKEMNGKYVGNRPIKLRKSSWKERTDQEAAERQKHHSNKKQKTVKKKSVLHK, encoded by the exons ATGTCAATCCCGCcgtcttcagcttcttcttcatcatcttcagccTCTCAGTACACATACGCTGCGAATTCGTACTATTCCGCGCCTTACCAGCCTCCACAGCCCTTCGTGGCGCCGTCGCCTCCTCCGGTTGCTACCATTCCCGGAGCTACGGTCTATCCTCAGCCTATTGGCCCCGTTCCCGCCGTGTACTCTTACCCTCAGTACCAG GCGCATCAGTTGTTCCAGAGAGATGCACAAACCATCACACCGGAAGCGCTTGAGAATGTGAAAGCCGCTTTGGCTAGTAGCGAAACGGAACACAAGGCGGAAACTAAGAAGAGAGCTATTCCTCGTAAAGCTGCTGGGCAGTCTTGGGAGGATCCTACTCTTGCAGAGTGGCCTGACA ATGACTATCGCTTGTTTTGTGGTGATCTTGGGAATGAAGTAAATGATGATGTTCTTTCCAAGGCGTTTGCTCGATTCCCCACCTTCAATATGGCCAAG GTCATCAGAGATAAGCGGACTGGTAAAACCAAGGGTTATGGATTTGTGAGTTTCTTAAATCCTGCGGATCTAGCTGCAGCCCTAAAAGAAATGAATG GTAAGTATGTTGGGAATCGTCCAATCAAATTAAGAAAGAGCAGCTGGAAAGAGAGAACAGATCAGGAGGCTGCAGAAAGACAAAAG CATCATAGCaataagaaacaaaagacagtgaagaagaagagcgTACTCCACAAGTGA